The nucleotide sequence GGTTGTTCAGGTGACAAGTCTATGATCCGCAAACGTTACATGCACCTCAACGAGGAGATCCTGCAAGAGAACCCTAACATGTGCGCGTACATGGCGCCGTCGCTGGACGCCCGCCAGGACAtcgtggtggtggaggtgccgaaGCTCGGGAAGGAGGCGGCAGCCAACGCCATCAAGGAGTGGGGGCAGCCCAAGTCCAAGATCACCCACCTGGTCTTCTGCACCACCAGCGGGGTCGACATGCCCGGGGCCGACTACCAGCTCACCAAGCTCCTCGGCCTCCGCCCATCCGTCAACCGGTTCATGATGTACCAGCAGGGCTGTTTCGCGGGCGGCACGGTGCTCCGCCTGGCCAAGGACCTGGCGGAGAACAGCCGCGGCGCCCGGGTGCTCGTGGTCTGCTCCGAGATCACTGCTGTCACCTTCCGCGGGCCCTCGGAGTCTCACCTCGACAGCCTCGTGGGGCAGGCTCTGTTCGGCGACGGCGCCGCCGCCATCATCGTCGGCGCCGACCCAGACCCCGTCACGGAGCGCCCTATTTTCCAGCTCGTCTCCGCCAGCCAGACCATCCTCCCCGACTCCGAAGGCGCCATCGACGGCCACCTGCTGGAGGTCGGCCTCACCTTCCACCTGCTCAAGGACGTGCCCGGCCTCATCTCCAAGAACATCGAGAGGAGCCTAGTGGAGGCGTTCAAGCCGCTGGGTATCAGCGACTGGAACTCCATGTTCTGGATCGTGCACCCCGGCGGACCAGCGATCCTCGACCAGGTAGAGGCCAAGCTGGGCCTTGAGAAGGAGAAGATGAAGGCGACGCGGCAGGTGCTGAGCGAGTACGGGAACATGTCCAGCGCATGCGTGCTCTTCATCCTCGACGAGATGAGGAAGCGATCCGCCGAGGACGGAAAGGCGACCACCGGGGAGGGGCTGGAGTGGGGGGTGCTCTTCGGGTTCGGCCCGGGGCTGACGGTGGAGACGGTAGTCTTGCACAGCATCCCCATTGCCGCCCGATGAAAGGACGAGAGAGCCTGCCATGCATCCAAGCTAGCTTTTCCCGCTGCTGTCACGGGAATCTCTCCTTCATGCTATGACGTAATGTATCTATCTATATACACATAAATAAATGTACTCGTCTGTGCATGTTTCGTGGCGCTTACACATCTCTTCTCGTTATACTTTGTTGTCCGACCATTCCAAGCCGACGCATTGCACGGCAACGGTCGACATGGGTTGAACCCATCTTCTAGTATTGACCACGTGGCAGCTTACATAAGCACATAAATGGGCTAAGCAAATACTGCCATGAGGACGTAATCAATTCACTGCATGTCACTCGCAGTCGAGTCAGACGATACGGTGACAACTACGTGGCGGCTGGTCCTCTCGGTCGGCACGTGCTTCGATCGACGTGTTAATTGGAGCTGCGAGCTTAGTGTGGTATACCTACCTATCAAAACTTTAATTATAATCATAATTTATAAGCATAGATTATAATTAATGTGATAATTGATgtttatagatcaaaaatctatATCAATATGCCTAATATGATATTTCTATTGAGACATTCGGACTGAACGTCATATACACCCTCGaatataatgaaaataataataatataatggtaTTATTATATATGCTTATTGTTCGACCTATTGAATTAAAATTTAATAACTAGTGTTATATTAAATATTCTTAGTAACCTAAATGAGATATTTTACAGTATGCTTTAGTAATTATCGAGAATAAGTAAAAATTAATTCATGATAATGATTATGTGGGGAGAAAAGGTGGCCACCGAACTACCTAAACGTGGGGAATGAACCAGCGTGGCTTATCTTATTGCGATGGAAAAACGGTGAAGTAGAAATATTAGAACACTCTTCTTTCCTTAACAACTTAACTTGAAAATTATTGATCATCAAATTTAGAATATATCCAGTATATGATAGGATCTCTTTATGTCGTGGCCGGGGAGTCAGCACAGCTGAAGTCTATTCCAAATATGTAAGGTCATCTGGTATAGCACTCGGGTCTCAGAAGCTACCGTCGATCATCTCGTGTCCGGTGCAACCCTTTGTCTCAAGGTCCTCGATGCGCAAGGTCTTCCGTGTCTCCGCTCGTGCGTCGGGTTGGGTTGAAATCTTGTATCCCGAGGGTGGCCTTTTCTG is from Musa acuminata AAA Group cultivar baxijiao chromosome BXJ1-6, Cavendish_Baxijiao_AAA, whole genome shotgun sequence and encodes:
- the LOC103987972 gene encoding chalcone synthase 2; translated protein: MAKVQEIRRSQRAEGPATVLAIGTATPANVVYQADYPDYYFRITKSEHLTELKEKFKRMCDKSMIRKRYMHLNEEILQENPNMCAYMAPSLDARQDIVVVEVPKLGKEAAANAIKEWGQPKSKITHLVFCTTSGVDMPGADYQLTKLLGLRPSVNRFMMYQQGCFAGGTVLRLAKDLAENSRGARVLVVCSEITAVTFRGPSESHLDSLVGQALFGDGAAAIIVGADPDPVTERPIFQLVSASQTILPDSEGAIDGHLLEVGLTFHLLKDVPGLISKNIERSLVEAFKPLGISDWNSMFWIVHPGGPAILDQVEAKLGLEKEKMKATRQVLSEYGNMSSACVLFILDEMRKRSAEDGKATTGEGLEWGVLFGFGPGLTVETVVLHSIPIAAR